A part of Neodiprion pinetum isolate iyNeoPine1 chromosome 4, iyNeoPine1.2, whole genome shotgun sequence genomic DNA contains:
- the IleRS-m gene encoding isoleucine--tRNA ligase, mitochondrial isoform X4 translates to MKALISLKESAMNLTSVEIRQKAQKYANEAISQQRDVFMSWGIMADWKESGCYFTHHTSYVINQLRQFITLYEKGLVNRDFKPVYWSPSSRTALAESELEYNEQHVSKSATIRLLLDVLPPALVSLKGHPVYALTWTTTPWTLVANEAIAFAEDVKYCVAEDSEMNFYIVAENLLNKIQEKIGILKPSITITGTELRGGRYLQPITGLSSPFVPGSHVTTAKGTGLVHIAPGHGMDDFLIGLANKLPVLSLVDENGCYTADAGPDLVGLNVLNEGGEAILNKIQSNVVHTENYQHSYPYDWRTKEPVIVKASKQWFINTSALKQQALDSLQNVSVYPVCNSASSTNSLTQQVKMRPYWCISRQRVWGTPIPVLYYRDTGDIITNRDWNERLCHLMQKYGLDCWWELPIEKLAGKKLLRELEVDASELERGQDILDIWFDSGISWSTVLPDGKADLYLEGIDQFTGWFQSSLLTSIALQGAAPYKSLFAHGFAVDDKGHKMSKSLGNVIDPEEVTQGGEDLKKKPAYGVDTLRWWVASHGTQHSLVPVTEKLLKGSAESVQKLRLIFRFLLGALHPYPCDTPIEPEYHYLDKYLLHQLYHYDKRIETLYSNYEYHNACRVIIHFVANTVSALYCHLIKDRLYCNSINSSHRAGAVDVISEILAVLTRSLAPILPHLAEEVWLHHPDNLASVPLFHSAHNLPKDWDQPSIAKVIENALDIKAAITKLATINTWELAATITLNPAQYSIVMALQQDESSTTSQLCELFQLSAITLIAKDGIEDAVIDLKPIEKSLCARCYRYPEPQPGKLCARCDDIISHLST, encoded by the exons ATGAAGGCTTTGATTTCATTGAAAGAAAGTGCAATGAATTTGACGTCTGTTGAAATTCGGCAAAagg CTCAAAAATATGCAAACGAAGCTATTTCACAGCAACGGGATGTATTTATGTCATGGGGTATTATGGCAGATTGGAAAGAATCTGGTTGTTACTTTACACACCATACGTCGTATGTTATAAATCAGTTACGCCAATTCATAACCTTGTACGAAAAAGGCCTTGTAAACAGGGATTTTAAACCAGTTTATTGGTCACCGTCATCAAG AACAGCCCTGGCAGAATCTGAGTTAGAATACAATGAGCAACATGTAAGCAAAAGTGCTACCATCAGGCTGCTTTTGGATGTTCTACCTCCAGCTTTGGTATCATTGAAAGGGCACCCAGTCTACGCCCTTACATGGACAACCACTCCTTGGACATTGGTGGCCAATGAAGCCATTGCATTTGCCGAAGATGTCAAGTATTGTGTTGCAGAGGATAGTgagatgaatttttacattgTTGCCGAAAATTTACTgaataaaattcaagaaaaaatcgGAATTCTAAAGCCATCAATAACGATAACAG GAACTGAGCTTCGTGGAGGAAGATATCTACAACCAATAACAGGTTTAAGTTCACCATTTGTACCAGGAAGTCACGTTACAACCGCAAAGGGAACGGGCTTAGTTCACATAGCCCCAGGGCATGGAATGGACGATTTTCTTATTGGTTTAGCAAACAAATTACCAGTG TTATCGCTTGTGGACGAAAATGGTTGCTATACCGCCGATGCAGGTCCTGACCTTGTTGGCCTAAATGTCTTAAATGAAGGTGGCGAAGCCatcttgaataaaatacaaaGTAACGTGGTCCACACTGAAAACTATCAACATAGCTATCCATATGACTGGCGTACTAAAGAGCCAGTTATTGTAAAAGCTAGCAAACAATGGTTTATTAATACCAGTGCTCTTAAACAGCAGGCACTA GATTCTCTGCAAAATGTATCGGTGTACCCAGTATGTAATAGTGCATCTTCTACCAATAGTTTGACACAACAAGTGAAGATGAGACCTTATTGGTGTATCTCGCGTCAGAGGGTATGGGGAACACCAATACCAGTTTTATATTACAGAGATACTGGCGATATAATTACAAATAG AGATTGGAACGAAAGATTGTGTCACTTGATGCAAAAATATGGTCTTGATTGCTGGTGGGAATTACCTATTGAAAAATTAGCTGGTAAAAAACTCTTACGGGAACTTGAAGTCGATGCTTCTGAGTTGGAGAGAGGCCAG GATATTTTAGATATTTGGTTTGACAGTGGCATATCTTGGTCCACAGTATTACCTGATGGAAAAGCTGACCTGTACCTAGAGGGAATCGATCAATTTACTGGCTGGTTTCAATCGTCCTTACTGACATCCATAGCACTTCAAGGTGCTGCTCCCTACAA GTCTTTATTTGCACATGGATTTGCAGTAGATGACAAAGGTCataaaatgtcgaaatcactgGGGAATGTTATTGATCCTGAAGAAGTTACTCAGGGTGGTGAAGATCTAAAGAAAAAGCCAGCTTATGGTGTAGATACTTTACG GTGGTGGGTAGCAAGCCATGGCACTCAACATAGCCTAGTTCCTGTTACGGAGAAGTTGTTGAAGGGAAGCGCAGAGTCCGTTCAAAAACTCAGATTGATATTTCGTTTTCTCTTAGGTGCTCTGCATCCATATCCTTGTGATACTCCTATAGAACCGGAATACCATTATcttgataaatatttgttaCATCAACTTTATCATTACGATAAACGG ATTGAAACATTATACAGTAATTACGAATACCACAATGCCTGCAGagttattatacattttgtGGCAAATACAGTATCAGCATTATACTGTCATTTAATTAAAGACAGGTTGTATTGCAATAGCATAAATTCATCTCATCGAGCTGGTGCTGTGGATGTTATCAGCGAAATACTGGCTGTTTTAACAAGATCGTTAGCCCCAATACTTCCGCATTTAGCAGAAGAGGTCTGGTTACACCATCCTGATAATCTCG CCTCTGTGCCCCTATTTCATAGTGCGCACAATTTACCAAAAGACTGGGACCAACCGAGCATAGCTAAGGTGATAGAAAATGCGTTAGACATAAAAGCTGCAATTACTAAACTTGCAACAATCAACACCTGGGAATTGGCAGCTACGATTACGCTGAATCCAGCACAGTATTCCATAGTCATG GCTTTGCAGCAAGATGAAAGTTCTACGACATCTCAACTGTGTGAGTTATTCCAACTTTCTGCAATTACCTTAATAGCAAAAGATGGTATCGAAGATGCAGTAATAGATTTAAAACCGATCGAAAAATCACTGTGCGCACGCTGTTATCGGTATCCAGAACCACAACCAGGCAAACTTTGTGCTCGTTGCGATGATATTATAAGTCACCTTTCAACATAa
- the IleRS-m gene encoding isoleucine--tRNA ligase, mitochondrial isoform X3 gives MGHAINKILKDITIRSKIIRGQRVHFIPGWDCHGLPIEMKALISLKESAMNLTSVEIRQKAQKYANEAISQQRDVFMSWGIMADWKESGCYFTHHTSYVINQLRQFITLYEKGLVNRDFKPVYWSPSSRTALAESELEYNEQHVSKSATIRLLLDVLPPALVSLKGHPVYALTWTTTPWTLVANEAIAFAEDVKYCVAEDSEMNFYIVAENLLNKIQEKIGILKPSITITGTELRGGRYLQPITGLSSPFVPGSHVTTAKGTGLVHIAPGHGMDDFLIGLANKLPVLSLVDENGCYTADAGPDLVGLNVLNEGGEAILNKIQSNVVHTENYQHSYPYDWRTKEPVIVKASKQWFINTSALKQQALDSLQNVSVYPVCNSASSTNSLTQQVKMRPYWCISRQRVWGTPIPVLYYRDTGDIITNRDWNERLCHLMQKYGLDCWWELPIEKLAGKKLLRELEVDASELERGQDILDIWFDSGISWSTVLPDGKADLYLEGIDQFTGWFQSSLLTSIALQGAAPYKSLFAHGFAVDDKGHKMSKSLGNVIDPEEVTQGGEDLKKKPAYGVDTLRWWVASHGTQHSLVPVTEKLLKGSAESVQKLRLIFRFLLGALHPYPCDTPIEPEYHYLDKYLLHQLYHYDKRIETLYSNYEYHNACRVIIHFVANTVSALYCHLIKDRLYCNSINSSHRAGAVDVISEILAVLTRSLAPILPHLAEEVWLHHPDNLASVPLFHSAHNLPKDWDQPSIAKVIENALDIKAAITKLATINTWELAATITLNPAQYSIVMALQQDESSTTSQLCELFQLSAITLIAKDGIEDAVIDLKPIEKSLCARCYRYPEPQPGKLCARCDDIISHLST, from the exons ATGGGTCATGCCATAAATAAA ATACTCAAAGATATAACAATTAGGAGCAAGATTATTCGTGGACAGAGAGTGCATTTTATACCAGGTTGGGACTGTCATGGCCTTCCCATTGAAATGAAGGCTTTGATTTCATTGAAAGAAAGTGCAATGAATTTGACGTCTGTTGAAATTCGGCAAAagg CTCAAAAATATGCAAACGAAGCTATTTCACAGCAACGGGATGTATTTATGTCATGGGGTATTATGGCAGATTGGAAAGAATCTGGTTGTTACTTTACACACCATACGTCGTATGTTATAAATCAGTTACGCCAATTCATAACCTTGTACGAAAAAGGCCTTGTAAACAGGGATTTTAAACCAGTTTATTGGTCACCGTCATCAAG AACAGCCCTGGCAGAATCTGAGTTAGAATACAATGAGCAACATGTAAGCAAAAGTGCTACCATCAGGCTGCTTTTGGATGTTCTACCTCCAGCTTTGGTATCATTGAAAGGGCACCCAGTCTACGCCCTTACATGGACAACCACTCCTTGGACATTGGTGGCCAATGAAGCCATTGCATTTGCCGAAGATGTCAAGTATTGTGTTGCAGAGGATAGTgagatgaatttttacattgTTGCCGAAAATTTACTgaataaaattcaagaaaaaatcgGAATTCTAAAGCCATCAATAACGATAACAG GAACTGAGCTTCGTGGAGGAAGATATCTACAACCAATAACAGGTTTAAGTTCACCATTTGTACCAGGAAGTCACGTTACAACCGCAAAGGGAACGGGCTTAGTTCACATAGCCCCAGGGCATGGAATGGACGATTTTCTTATTGGTTTAGCAAACAAATTACCAGTG TTATCGCTTGTGGACGAAAATGGTTGCTATACCGCCGATGCAGGTCCTGACCTTGTTGGCCTAAATGTCTTAAATGAAGGTGGCGAAGCCatcttgaataaaatacaaaGTAACGTGGTCCACACTGAAAACTATCAACATAGCTATCCATATGACTGGCGTACTAAAGAGCCAGTTATTGTAAAAGCTAGCAAACAATGGTTTATTAATACCAGTGCTCTTAAACAGCAGGCACTA GATTCTCTGCAAAATGTATCGGTGTACCCAGTATGTAATAGTGCATCTTCTACCAATAGTTTGACACAACAAGTGAAGATGAGACCTTATTGGTGTATCTCGCGTCAGAGGGTATGGGGAACACCAATACCAGTTTTATATTACAGAGATACTGGCGATATAATTACAAATAG AGATTGGAACGAAAGATTGTGTCACTTGATGCAAAAATATGGTCTTGATTGCTGGTGGGAATTACCTATTGAAAAATTAGCTGGTAAAAAACTCTTACGGGAACTTGAAGTCGATGCTTCTGAGTTGGAGAGAGGCCAG GATATTTTAGATATTTGGTTTGACAGTGGCATATCTTGGTCCACAGTATTACCTGATGGAAAAGCTGACCTGTACCTAGAGGGAATCGATCAATTTACTGGCTGGTTTCAATCGTCCTTACTGACATCCATAGCACTTCAAGGTGCTGCTCCCTACAA GTCTTTATTTGCACATGGATTTGCAGTAGATGACAAAGGTCataaaatgtcgaaatcactgGGGAATGTTATTGATCCTGAAGAAGTTACTCAGGGTGGTGAAGATCTAAAGAAAAAGCCAGCTTATGGTGTAGATACTTTACG GTGGTGGGTAGCAAGCCATGGCACTCAACATAGCCTAGTTCCTGTTACGGAGAAGTTGTTGAAGGGAAGCGCAGAGTCCGTTCAAAAACTCAGATTGATATTTCGTTTTCTCTTAGGTGCTCTGCATCCATATCCTTGTGATACTCCTATAGAACCGGAATACCATTATcttgataaatatttgttaCATCAACTTTATCATTACGATAAACGG ATTGAAACATTATACAGTAATTACGAATACCACAATGCCTGCAGagttattatacattttgtGGCAAATACAGTATCAGCATTATACTGTCATTTAATTAAAGACAGGTTGTATTGCAATAGCATAAATTCATCTCATCGAGCTGGTGCTGTGGATGTTATCAGCGAAATACTGGCTGTTTTAACAAGATCGTTAGCCCCAATACTTCCGCATTTAGCAGAAGAGGTCTGGTTACACCATCCTGATAATCTCG CCTCTGTGCCCCTATTTCATAGTGCGCACAATTTACCAAAAGACTGGGACCAACCGAGCATAGCTAAGGTGATAGAAAATGCGTTAGACATAAAAGCTGCAATTACTAAACTTGCAACAATCAACACCTGGGAATTGGCAGCTACGATTACGCTGAATCCAGCACAGTATTCCATAGTCATG GCTTTGCAGCAAGATGAAAGTTCTACGACATCTCAACTGTGTGAGTTATTCCAACTTTCTGCAATTACCTTAATAGCAAAAGATGGTATCGAAGATGCAGTAATAGATTTAAAACCGATCGAAAAATCACTGTGCGCACGCTGTTATCGGTATCCAGAACCACAACCAGGCAAACTTTGTGCTCGTTGCGATGATATTATAAGTCACCTTTCAACATAa
- the IleRS-m gene encoding isoleucine--tRNA ligase, mitochondrial isoform X2, with translation MSAGLGVILGQTKNLFSYNTKSLLLRYVQTSENVNPKKYTASILLPQTKFPSRISGKKRVDMDKYLLEILKDITIRSKIIRGQRVHFIPGWDCHGLPIEMKALISLKESAMNLTSVEIRQKAQKYANEAISQQRDVFMSWGIMADWKESGCYFTHHTSYVINQLRQFITLYEKGLVNRDFKPVYWSPSSRTALAESELEYNEQHVSKSATIRLLLDVLPPALVSLKGHPVYALTWTTTPWTLVANEAIAFAEDVKYCVAEDSEMNFYIVAENLLNKIQEKIGILKPSITITGTELRGGRYLQPITGLSSPFVPGSHVTTAKGTGLVHIAPGHGMDDFLIGLANKLPVLSLVDENGCYTADAGPDLVGLNVLNEGGEAILNKIQSNVVHTENYQHSYPYDWRTKEPVIVKASKQWFINTSALKQQALDSLQNVSVYPVCNSASSTNSLTQQVKMRPYWCISRQRVWGTPIPVLYYRDTGDIITNRDWNERLCHLMQKYGLDCWWELPIEKLAGKKLLRELEVDASELERGQDILDIWFDSGISWSTVLPDGKADLYLEGIDQFTGWFQSSLLTSIALQGAAPYKSLFAHGFAVDDKGHKMSKSLGNVIDPEEVTQGGEDLKKKPAYGVDTLRWWVASHGTQHSLVPVTEKLLKGSAESVQKLRLIFRFLLGALHPYPCDTPIEPEYHYLDKYLLHQLYHYDKRIETLYSNYEYHNACRVIIHFVANTVSALYCHLIKDRLYCNSINSSHRAGAVDVISEILAVLTRSLAPILPHLAEEVWLHHPDNLASVPLFHSAHNLPKDWDQPSIAKVIENALDIKAAITKLATINTWELAATITLNPAQYSIVMALQQDESSTTSQLCELFQLSAITLIAKDGIEDAVIDLKPIEKSLCARCYRYPEPQPGKLCARCDDIISHLST, from the exons atGTCCGCCGGTTTGGGTGTTATTTTAGGACAAACGAAAAATCTCTTCTCGTATAACACGAAAAGTTTGCTTCTGCGTTACGTCCAGACCAGCGAAAATGTCAACCCTAAAAAATACACTGCTTCTATATTATTGCCGCAAACAAAGTTTCCGAGTAGAATTAGTGGCAAGAAACGAGTCGACATGGATAAATATTTACTAGag ATACTCAAAGATATAACAATTAGGAGCAAGATTATTCGTGGACAGAGAGTGCATTTTATACCAGGTTGGGACTGTCATGGCCTTCCCATTGAAATGAAGGCTTTGATTTCATTGAAAGAAAGTGCAATGAATTTGACGTCTGTTGAAATTCGGCAAAagg CTCAAAAATATGCAAACGAAGCTATTTCACAGCAACGGGATGTATTTATGTCATGGGGTATTATGGCAGATTGGAAAGAATCTGGTTGTTACTTTACACACCATACGTCGTATGTTATAAATCAGTTACGCCAATTCATAACCTTGTACGAAAAAGGCCTTGTAAACAGGGATTTTAAACCAGTTTATTGGTCACCGTCATCAAG AACAGCCCTGGCAGAATCTGAGTTAGAATACAATGAGCAACATGTAAGCAAAAGTGCTACCATCAGGCTGCTTTTGGATGTTCTACCTCCAGCTTTGGTATCATTGAAAGGGCACCCAGTCTACGCCCTTACATGGACAACCACTCCTTGGACATTGGTGGCCAATGAAGCCATTGCATTTGCCGAAGATGTCAAGTATTGTGTTGCAGAGGATAGTgagatgaatttttacattgTTGCCGAAAATTTACTgaataaaattcaagaaaaaatcgGAATTCTAAAGCCATCAATAACGATAACAG GAACTGAGCTTCGTGGAGGAAGATATCTACAACCAATAACAGGTTTAAGTTCACCATTTGTACCAGGAAGTCACGTTACAACCGCAAAGGGAACGGGCTTAGTTCACATAGCCCCAGGGCATGGAATGGACGATTTTCTTATTGGTTTAGCAAACAAATTACCAGTG TTATCGCTTGTGGACGAAAATGGTTGCTATACCGCCGATGCAGGTCCTGACCTTGTTGGCCTAAATGTCTTAAATGAAGGTGGCGAAGCCatcttgaataaaatacaaaGTAACGTGGTCCACACTGAAAACTATCAACATAGCTATCCATATGACTGGCGTACTAAAGAGCCAGTTATTGTAAAAGCTAGCAAACAATGGTTTATTAATACCAGTGCTCTTAAACAGCAGGCACTA GATTCTCTGCAAAATGTATCGGTGTACCCAGTATGTAATAGTGCATCTTCTACCAATAGTTTGACACAACAAGTGAAGATGAGACCTTATTGGTGTATCTCGCGTCAGAGGGTATGGGGAACACCAATACCAGTTTTATATTACAGAGATACTGGCGATATAATTACAAATAG AGATTGGAACGAAAGATTGTGTCACTTGATGCAAAAATATGGTCTTGATTGCTGGTGGGAATTACCTATTGAAAAATTAGCTGGTAAAAAACTCTTACGGGAACTTGAAGTCGATGCTTCTGAGTTGGAGAGAGGCCAG GATATTTTAGATATTTGGTTTGACAGTGGCATATCTTGGTCCACAGTATTACCTGATGGAAAAGCTGACCTGTACCTAGAGGGAATCGATCAATTTACTGGCTGGTTTCAATCGTCCTTACTGACATCCATAGCACTTCAAGGTGCTGCTCCCTACAA GTCTTTATTTGCACATGGATTTGCAGTAGATGACAAAGGTCataaaatgtcgaaatcactgGGGAATGTTATTGATCCTGAAGAAGTTACTCAGGGTGGTGAAGATCTAAAGAAAAAGCCAGCTTATGGTGTAGATACTTTACG GTGGTGGGTAGCAAGCCATGGCACTCAACATAGCCTAGTTCCTGTTACGGAGAAGTTGTTGAAGGGAAGCGCAGAGTCCGTTCAAAAACTCAGATTGATATTTCGTTTTCTCTTAGGTGCTCTGCATCCATATCCTTGTGATACTCCTATAGAACCGGAATACCATTATcttgataaatatttgttaCATCAACTTTATCATTACGATAAACGG ATTGAAACATTATACAGTAATTACGAATACCACAATGCCTGCAGagttattatacattttgtGGCAAATACAGTATCAGCATTATACTGTCATTTAATTAAAGACAGGTTGTATTGCAATAGCATAAATTCATCTCATCGAGCTGGTGCTGTGGATGTTATCAGCGAAATACTGGCTGTTTTAACAAGATCGTTAGCCCCAATACTTCCGCATTTAGCAGAAGAGGTCTGGTTACACCATCCTGATAATCTCG CCTCTGTGCCCCTATTTCATAGTGCGCACAATTTACCAAAAGACTGGGACCAACCGAGCATAGCTAAGGTGATAGAAAATGCGTTAGACATAAAAGCTGCAATTACTAAACTTGCAACAATCAACACCTGGGAATTGGCAGCTACGATTACGCTGAATCCAGCACAGTATTCCATAGTCATG GCTTTGCAGCAAGATGAAAGTTCTACGACATCTCAACTGTGTGAGTTATTCCAACTTTCTGCAATTACCTTAATAGCAAAAGATGGTATCGAAGATGCAGTAATAGATTTAAAACCGATCGAAAAATCACTGTGCGCACGCTGTTATCGGTATCCAGAACCACAACCAGGCAAACTTTGTGCTCGTTGCGATGATATTATAAGTCACCTTTCAACATAa
- the IleRS-m gene encoding isoleucine--tRNA ligase, mitochondrial isoform X1 — MSAGLGVILGQTKNLFSYNTKSLLLRYVQTSENVNPKKYTASILLPQTKFPSRISGKKRVDMDKYLLEKCGFSELYSWQRANLSEPDFVLHDGPPYANGNLHMGHAINKILKDITIRSKIIRGQRVHFIPGWDCHGLPIEMKALISLKESAMNLTSVEIRQKAQKYANEAISQQRDVFMSWGIMADWKESGCYFTHHTSYVINQLRQFITLYEKGLVNRDFKPVYWSPSSRTALAESELEYNEQHVSKSATIRLLLDVLPPALVSLKGHPVYALTWTTTPWTLVANEAIAFAEDVKYCVAEDSEMNFYIVAENLLNKIQEKIGILKPSITITGTELRGGRYLQPITGLSSPFVPGSHVTTAKGTGLVHIAPGHGMDDFLIGLANKLPVLSLVDENGCYTADAGPDLVGLNVLNEGGEAILNKIQSNVVHTENYQHSYPYDWRTKEPVIVKASKQWFINTSALKQQALDSLQNVSVYPVCNSASSTNSLTQQVKMRPYWCISRQRVWGTPIPVLYYRDTGDIITNRDWNERLCHLMQKYGLDCWWELPIEKLAGKKLLRELEVDASELERGQDILDIWFDSGISWSTVLPDGKADLYLEGIDQFTGWFQSSLLTSIALQGAAPYKSLFAHGFAVDDKGHKMSKSLGNVIDPEEVTQGGEDLKKKPAYGVDTLRWWVASHGTQHSLVPVTEKLLKGSAESVQKLRLIFRFLLGALHPYPCDTPIEPEYHYLDKYLLHQLYHYDKRIETLYSNYEYHNACRVIIHFVANTVSALYCHLIKDRLYCNSINSSHRAGAVDVISEILAVLTRSLAPILPHLAEEVWLHHPDNLASVPLFHSAHNLPKDWDQPSIAKVIENALDIKAAITKLATINTWELAATITLNPAQYSIVMALQQDESSTTSQLCELFQLSAITLIAKDGIEDAVIDLKPIEKSLCARCYRYPEPQPGKLCARCDDIISHLST, encoded by the exons atGTCCGCCGGTTTGGGTGTTATTTTAGGACAAACGAAAAATCTCTTCTCGTATAACACGAAAAGTTTGCTTCTGCGTTACGTCCAGACCAGCGAAAATGTCAACCCTAAAAAATACACTGCTTCTATATTATTGCCGCAAACAAAGTTTCCGAGTAGAATTAGTGGCAAGAAACGAGTCGACATGGATAAATATTTACTAGag AAATGCGGATTCTCCGAACTCTATAGTTGGCAACGGGCTAATCTTTCTGAACCTGATTTTGTCTTGCATGATGGACCGCCCTATGCCAATGGGAATCTACACATGGGTCATGCCATAAATAAA ATACTCAAAGATATAACAATTAGGAGCAAGATTATTCGTGGACAGAGAGTGCATTTTATACCAGGTTGGGACTGTCATGGCCTTCCCATTGAAATGAAGGCTTTGATTTCATTGAAAGAAAGTGCAATGAATTTGACGTCTGTTGAAATTCGGCAAAagg CTCAAAAATATGCAAACGAAGCTATTTCACAGCAACGGGATGTATTTATGTCATGGGGTATTATGGCAGATTGGAAAGAATCTGGTTGTTACTTTACACACCATACGTCGTATGTTATAAATCAGTTACGCCAATTCATAACCTTGTACGAAAAAGGCCTTGTAAACAGGGATTTTAAACCAGTTTATTGGTCACCGTCATCAAG AACAGCCCTGGCAGAATCTGAGTTAGAATACAATGAGCAACATGTAAGCAAAAGTGCTACCATCAGGCTGCTTTTGGATGTTCTACCTCCAGCTTTGGTATCATTGAAAGGGCACCCAGTCTACGCCCTTACATGGACAACCACTCCTTGGACATTGGTGGCCAATGAAGCCATTGCATTTGCCGAAGATGTCAAGTATTGTGTTGCAGAGGATAGTgagatgaatttttacattgTTGCCGAAAATTTACTgaataaaattcaagaaaaaatcgGAATTCTAAAGCCATCAATAACGATAACAG GAACTGAGCTTCGTGGAGGAAGATATCTACAACCAATAACAGGTTTAAGTTCACCATTTGTACCAGGAAGTCACGTTACAACCGCAAAGGGAACGGGCTTAGTTCACATAGCCCCAGGGCATGGAATGGACGATTTTCTTATTGGTTTAGCAAACAAATTACCAGTG TTATCGCTTGTGGACGAAAATGGTTGCTATACCGCCGATGCAGGTCCTGACCTTGTTGGCCTAAATGTCTTAAATGAAGGTGGCGAAGCCatcttgaataaaatacaaaGTAACGTGGTCCACACTGAAAACTATCAACATAGCTATCCATATGACTGGCGTACTAAAGAGCCAGTTATTGTAAAAGCTAGCAAACAATGGTTTATTAATACCAGTGCTCTTAAACAGCAGGCACTA GATTCTCTGCAAAATGTATCGGTGTACCCAGTATGTAATAGTGCATCTTCTACCAATAGTTTGACACAACAAGTGAAGATGAGACCTTATTGGTGTATCTCGCGTCAGAGGGTATGGGGAACACCAATACCAGTTTTATATTACAGAGATACTGGCGATATAATTACAAATAG AGATTGGAACGAAAGATTGTGTCACTTGATGCAAAAATATGGTCTTGATTGCTGGTGGGAATTACCTATTGAAAAATTAGCTGGTAAAAAACTCTTACGGGAACTTGAAGTCGATGCTTCTGAGTTGGAGAGAGGCCAG GATATTTTAGATATTTGGTTTGACAGTGGCATATCTTGGTCCACAGTATTACCTGATGGAAAAGCTGACCTGTACCTAGAGGGAATCGATCAATTTACTGGCTGGTTTCAATCGTCCTTACTGACATCCATAGCACTTCAAGGTGCTGCTCCCTACAA GTCTTTATTTGCACATGGATTTGCAGTAGATGACAAAGGTCataaaatgtcgaaatcactgGGGAATGTTATTGATCCTGAAGAAGTTACTCAGGGTGGTGAAGATCTAAAGAAAAAGCCAGCTTATGGTGTAGATACTTTACG GTGGTGGGTAGCAAGCCATGGCACTCAACATAGCCTAGTTCCTGTTACGGAGAAGTTGTTGAAGGGAAGCGCAGAGTCCGTTCAAAAACTCAGATTGATATTTCGTTTTCTCTTAGGTGCTCTGCATCCATATCCTTGTGATACTCCTATAGAACCGGAATACCATTATcttgataaatatttgttaCATCAACTTTATCATTACGATAAACGG ATTGAAACATTATACAGTAATTACGAATACCACAATGCCTGCAGagttattatacattttgtGGCAAATACAGTATCAGCATTATACTGTCATTTAATTAAAGACAGGTTGTATTGCAATAGCATAAATTCATCTCATCGAGCTGGTGCTGTGGATGTTATCAGCGAAATACTGGCTGTTTTAACAAGATCGTTAGCCCCAATACTTCCGCATTTAGCAGAAGAGGTCTGGTTACACCATCCTGATAATCTCG CCTCTGTGCCCCTATTTCATAGTGCGCACAATTTACCAAAAGACTGGGACCAACCGAGCATAGCTAAGGTGATAGAAAATGCGTTAGACATAAAAGCTGCAATTACTAAACTTGCAACAATCAACACCTGGGAATTGGCAGCTACGATTACGCTGAATCCAGCACAGTATTCCATAGTCATG GCTTTGCAGCAAGATGAAAGTTCTACGACATCTCAACTGTGTGAGTTATTCCAACTTTCTGCAATTACCTTAATAGCAAAAGATGGTATCGAAGATGCAGTAATAGATTTAAAACCGATCGAAAAATCACTGTGCGCACGCTGTTATCGGTATCCAGAACCACAACCAGGCAAACTTTGTGCTCGTTGCGATGATATTATAAGTCACCTTTCAACATAa